From the genome of Neomonachus schauinslandi chromosome 5, ASM220157v2, whole genome shotgun sequence, one region includes:
- the BRAT1 gene encoding BRCA1-associated ATM activator 1 isoform X2 translates to MTEGLPVPSAGLAGISSLTMDPECSQLLPALCAVLADPRQPMADDTCLEKLLDWFKTITEAGSSLLLLQENPCLVELLCHMLKPQDLSSRVLSFSLRLTGVLAAQEDCFQYLQQGELLPKLFGEAGPLGGAAWTSPAVRSGWIQGLRSLAQHPSALHFLAHCGAVDTIFSLQEDSSLFVASAAGQLLVHILGLSMQGPAGGPPSLQAGDWPACAQKIVGHIEESLRATATPQITQALNVLTTTFGHYHDPWTQVLWVQLSPLVAGLLEKDPVPAAHSLVDLLLSVARCAGRYRGRLHDGGHAPPLQGGLRGAPVPEPGPPGAAAAPAPAPLPLASGAPAGGRSDPAAAVRGLSKAGLRHGAPPLHAPAGLRAGPAGGPRFPGGAVGRDRPPRAGDAGVRCPSGVSQEPRLQPHALLCLLQVLKKAFQATFRWLLSSPKTPGCWDLDPHALLFLRDLLPVLQKRLCSPCWEVRDSSLEFLTQMARHWGGQAGFRHALLASEVPKLTEQLLRDPESYVRASAVTAMGQLSSQGLCFPPAGPEHHGGQQKSLLVELLHILSTDSEGFPRRAVMQVFTQWLRDSHADVAGDTEQFVAGVLQVASQDLDWEVRAQGLELALVFLEQTLGQPRSHCPHAVTPPVEAPVGPLAQALQPLCRVRLFDFAFRALFDCDRPVAQKSCDLLLFLRAKTASSSGLQESRSSPDVASVEAALQRWQAGDQAQPLGDLEPEVVLAVLRSLDLEGLRGALAESSDHVEKSPQSLLQDMLATVGVLGENEADCY, encoded by the exons ATGACCGAGGGGCTCCCGGTCCCCTCGGCAGGACTCGCAG GAATCTCCAGCCTCACCATGGACCCAGAGTGCTCCCAACTCCTCCCGGCTCTCTGTGCTGTTCTGGCAGACCCCAGGCAGCCCATGGCAGATGACACCTGTTTGGAGAAGTTGCTGGACTGGTTTAAAACAATAACTGAAGCTG GGTCCAGTCTCCTGTTGTTGCAGGAGAACCCCTGCCTGGTGGAGCTGCTGTGCCACATGCTGAAACCCCAGGACCTGAGTTCCAGAGTCCTCTCCTTCTCACTTCGCCTTACGGGGGTGCTGGCAGCCCAGGAAGATTGCTTCCAGTATCTTCAG CAGGGGGAGTTGCTGCCCAAGCTCTTTGGGGAGGCAGGACCCCTAGGAGGAGCCGCCTGGACCTCCCCCGCCGTGCGCAGCGGCTGGATCCAGGGTCTCCGCTCCCTGGCGCAGCACCCCAGTGCCCTGCACTTCCTGGCCCACTGCG GTGCTGTTGACACCATCTTCTCCCTGCAGGAAGATTCCAGCCTGTTTGTGGCCTCGGCAGCCGGGCAGCTCCTGGTGCACATCCTGGGCTTGTCTATGCAAGGCCCAGCCGGGGGGCCCCCCAGCCTGCAGGCTGGTGATTGGCCGGCGTGTGCCCAGAAGATCGTGGGTCACATCGAAGAGTCCCTGCGTGCCACGGCTACCCCACAGATCACACAGGCTCTAAATGTCCTGACCACCACATTCGGGCACTACCACGACCCTTGGACACAAGTTCTGTGGGTGCAGCTGAGTCCGCTCGTGGCTGGTCTGCTGGAGAAAGACCCCGTCCCAGCTGCACACTCGCTCGTGGATCTTCTCCTCAGCGTGGCCCG GTGTGCCGGACGGTACCGTGGGCGACTCCATGACGGCGGGcacgcccctcccctccaagGCGGCCTGCGTGGGGCTCCTGTGCCGGAGCCTGGCCCACCTGGAGCTGCTGCTGCCCCTG ccccagcgcccctgcccctggcctcaGGCGCCCCTGCTGGGGGCCGCAGTGACCCTGCTGCAGCTGTGCGGGGGCTCAGCAAGGCCGGCCTGCGACATGGGGCGCCACCTCTGCACGCTCCTGCTGGGCTGCGTGCGGGTCCAGCGGGCGGCCCTCGATTTCCTGGGGGCGCTGTCGGACGGGACAG GCCCCCGAGAGCTGGTGACGCAGGTGTTCGCTGTCCTTCTGGAGTATCTCAGGAGCCCAGACTCCAGCCCCACG CCCTGCTTTGCCTGCTCCAGGTTCTGAAGAAGGCCTTCCAGGCCACATTCAGGTGGCTCCTGAGCTCACCCAAGACCCCCGGCTGCTGGGATCTGGATCCCCATGCCCTGCTGTTCCTGAGAG acCTGCTCCCTGTGCTGCAGAAGCGTCTTTGCAGCCCCTGCTGGGAGGTGAGGGACTCCAGCCTCGAGTTTCTGACCCAGATggccagacactggggag GGCAGGCCGGCTTCAGACACGCGCTCCTCGCTTCGGAGGTGCCCAAGCTCACCGAGCAGCTCCTACGAGATCCTGAGAGTTATGTCCGTGCCAGCGCAGTGACTGCCATGGGGCAGCTCTCCAGCCAGGGGTTGTGTTTCCCCCCCGCCGGCCCTGAGCACCACGGGGGCCAGCAG aAGAGCCTGCTCGTGGAACTTCTGCACATCCTCTCCACAGACTCGGAGGGATTCCCGCGGAGGGCCGTCATGCAGGTCTTCACCCAGTGGCTGAGGGACAGCCATGCCGACGTGGCAGGGGACACGGAACAGTTTGTGGCTGGGGTGCTCCAGGTAGCCAGCCAGGATCTGGACTGGGAGGTCCGGGCCCAGGGCCTGGAGCTGGCGCTGGTGTTCCTGGAGCAGACGCTGGGCCAGCCCCGTTCCCACTGTCCCCATGCTGTGACCCCGCCCGTGGAGGCCCCCGTCGGCCCGCTGGCCCAGGCCCTGCAGCCGCTCTGCCGAGTGCGGCTCTTTGACTTCGCCTTTCGTGCCTTGTTTGACTGTGACCGACCCGTGGCTCAGAAGTCCTGTGATCTTCTCCTCTTCCTGAGGGCTAAGACGGCTTCCTCCAGCGGCCTGCAGGAGTCCCGGAGCAGCCCCGATGTGGCCTCCGTGGAGGCCGCCCTGCAGAGGTGGCAGGCGGGCGATCAGGCCCAGCCCCTGGGGGACCTGGAGCCCGAGGTCGTGCTGGCCGTGCTGAGGTCTCTGGACCTGGAGGGCCTTCGGGGGGCTCTGGCCGAGAGCAGCGACCATGTGGAGAAGAGCCCTCAGTCGCTCCTGCAGGACATGCTGGCCACGGTGGGCGTCCTGGGGGAGAACGAGGCCGACTGCTACTGA
- the BRAT1 gene encoding BRCA1-associated ATM activator 1 isoform X1 produces the protein MTEGLPVPSAGLAGISSLTMDPECSQLLPALCAVLADPRQPMADDTCLEKLLDWFKTITEAGSSLLLLQENPCLVELLCHMLKPQDLSSRVLSFSLRLTGVLAAQEDCFQYLQQGELLPKLFGEAGPLGGAAWTSPAVRSGWIQGLRSLAQHPSALHFLAHCGAVDTIFSLQEDSSLFVASAAGQLLVHILGLSMQGPAGGPPSLQAGDWPACAQKIVGHIEESLRATATPQITQALNVLTTTFGHYHDPWTQVLWVQLSPLVAGLLEKDPVPAAHSLVDLLLSVARSPGLSSSSCGLWETLAQTLSHLSPTQAGPLALGILKLQDCPQALRAQAFAVLLQPLACVLKAMAQDPGSSGVPDGTVGDSMTAGTPLPSKAACVGLLCRSLAHLELLLPLPQRPCPWPQAPLLGAAVTLLQLCGGSARPACDMGRHLCTLLLGCVRVQRAALDFLGALSDGTGPRELVTQVFAVLLEYLRSPDSSPTVLKKAFQATFRWLLSSPKTPGCWDLDPHALLFLRDLLPVLQKRLCSPCWEVRDSSLEFLTQMARHWGGQAGFRHALLASEVPKLTEQLLRDPESYVRASAVTAMGQLSSQGLCFPPAGPEHHGGQQKSLLVELLHILSTDSEGFPRRAVMQVFTQWLRDSHADVAGDTEQFVAGVLQVASQDLDWEVRAQGLELALVFLEQTLGQPRSHCPHAVTPPVEAPVGPLAQALQPLCRVRLFDFAFRALFDCDRPVAQKSCDLLLFLRAKTASSSGLQESRSSPDVASVEAALQRWQAGDQAQPLGDLEPEVVLAVLRSLDLEGLRGALAESSDHVEKSPQSLLQDMLATVGVLGENEADCY, from the exons ATGACCGAGGGGCTCCCGGTCCCCTCGGCAGGACTCGCAG GAATCTCCAGCCTCACCATGGACCCAGAGTGCTCCCAACTCCTCCCGGCTCTCTGTGCTGTTCTGGCAGACCCCAGGCAGCCCATGGCAGATGACACCTGTTTGGAGAAGTTGCTGGACTGGTTTAAAACAATAACTGAAGCTG GGTCCAGTCTCCTGTTGTTGCAGGAGAACCCCTGCCTGGTGGAGCTGCTGTGCCACATGCTGAAACCCCAGGACCTGAGTTCCAGAGTCCTCTCCTTCTCACTTCGCCTTACGGGGGTGCTGGCAGCCCAGGAAGATTGCTTCCAGTATCTTCAG CAGGGGGAGTTGCTGCCCAAGCTCTTTGGGGAGGCAGGACCCCTAGGAGGAGCCGCCTGGACCTCCCCCGCCGTGCGCAGCGGCTGGATCCAGGGTCTCCGCTCCCTGGCGCAGCACCCCAGTGCCCTGCACTTCCTGGCCCACTGCG GTGCTGTTGACACCATCTTCTCCCTGCAGGAAGATTCCAGCCTGTTTGTGGCCTCGGCAGCCGGGCAGCTCCTGGTGCACATCCTGGGCTTGTCTATGCAAGGCCCAGCCGGGGGGCCCCCCAGCCTGCAGGCTGGTGATTGGCCGGCGTGTGCCCAGAAGATCGTGGGTCACATCGAAGAGTCCCTGCGTGCCACGGCTACCCCACAGATCACACAGGCTCTAAATGTCCTGACCACCACATTCGGGCACTACCACGACCCTTGGACACAAGTTCTGTGGGTGCAGCTGAGTCCGCTCGTGGCTGGTCTGCTGGAGAAAGACCCCGTCCCAGCTGCACACTCGCTCGTGGATCTTCTCCTCAGCGTGGCCCG CTCTCCTGGGCTGAGTTCTTCCAGCTGCGGCCTATGGGAGACTCTGGCTCAGACTCTGAGCCATCTGAGCCCCACCCAAGCAGGGCCGTTGGCGTTAGGGATCCTGAAACTGCAGGACTG TCCACAGGCACTGAGGGCCCAGGCCTTTGCTgtcctcctccagcctctggccTGTGTCCTTAAAGCCATGGCTCAGGACCCCGGATCCTCTG GTGTGCCGGACGGTACCGTGGGCGACTCCATGACGGCGGGcacgcccctcccctccaagGCGGCCTGCGTGGGGCTCCTGTGCCGGAGCCTGGCCCACCTGGAGCTGCTGCTGCCCCTG ccccagcgcccctgcccctggcctcaGGCGCCCCTGCTGGGGGCCGCAGTGACCCTGCTGCAGCTGTGCGGGGGCTCAGCAAGGCCGGCCTGCGACATGGGGCGCCACCTCTGCACGCTCCTGCTGGGCTGCGTGCGGGTCCAGCGGGCGGCCCTCGATTTCCTGGGGGCGCTGTCGGACGGGACAG GCCCCCGAGAGCTGGTGACGCAGGTGTTCGCTGTCCTTCTGGAGTATCTCAGGAGCCCAGACTCCAGCCCCACG GTTCTGAAGAAGGCCTTCCAGGCCACATTCAGGTGGCTCCTGAGCTCACCCAAGACCCCCGGCTGCTGGGATCTGGATCCCCATGCCCTGCTGTTCCTGAGAG acCTGCTCCCTGTGCTGCAGAAGCGTCTTTGCAGCCCCTGCTGGGAGGTGAGGGACTCCAGCCTCGAGTTTCTGACCCAGATggccagacactggggag GGCAGGCCGGCTTCAGACACGCGCTCCTCGCTTCGGAGGTGCCCAAGCTCACCGAGCAGCTCCTACGAGATCCTGAGAGTTATGTCCGTGCCAGCGCAGTGACTGCCATGGGGCAGCTCTCCAGCCAGGGGTTGTGTTTCCCCCCCGCCGGCCCTGAGCACCACGGGGGCCAGCAG aAGAGCCTGCTCGTGGAACTTCTGCACATCCTCTCCACAGACTCGGAGGGATTCCCGCGGAGGGCCGTCATGCAGGTCTTCACCCAGTGGCTGAGGGACAGCCATGCCGACGTGGCAGGGGACACGGAACAGTTTGTGGCTGGGGTGCTCCAGGTAGCCAGCCAGGATCTGGACTGGGAGGTCCGGGCCCAGGGCCTGGAGCTGGCGCTGGTGTTCCTGGAGCAGACGCTGGGCCAGCCCCGTTCCCACTGTCCCCATGCTGTGACCCCGCCCGTGGAGGCCCCCGTCGGCCCGCTGGCCCAGGCCCTGCAGCCGCTCTGCCGAGTGCGGCTCTTTGACTTCGCCTTTCGTGCCTTGTTTGACTGTGACCGACCCGTGGCTCAGAAGTCCTGTGATCTTCTCCTCTTCCTGAGGGCTAAGACGGCTTCCTCCAGCGGCCTGCAGGAGTCCCGGAGCAGCCCCGATGTGGCCTCCGTGGAGGCCGCCCTGCAGAGGTGGCAGGCGGGCGATCAGGCCCAGCCCCTGGGGGACCTGGAGCCCGAGGTCGTGCTGGCCGTGCTGAGGTCTCTGGACCTGGAGGGCCTTCGGGGGGCTCTGGCCGAGAGCAGCGACCATGTGGAGAAGAGCCCTCAGTCGCTCCTGCAGGACATGCTGGCCACGGTGGGCGTCCTGGGGGAGAACGAGGCCGACTGCTACTGA